GGTTCGCAGTGACGGCAGCCGCTGGGTCCGGGCGGAGGAAGGCGGCATCTTCCGCGCCATCCGCAAGACCGGCGACATGGTGCTGGAGAACACGCAGATCGGCTACATCAGCGATCCCTTCGGTGATGAGGATATCCCCGTCATCGCCCCGCTGACCGGCCTGATCATCGGGCGCAGCGTGATGCCCGTGGTCAACCAGGGCGACGCGCTGATGCACATCGCGCGCGTCATGCGCCCCGGCACCGCCGACGCCCGCCTGACGGCGATCGAGGAGGCGGCGTTCGACGATCCATTGTTCGATGAGGATGAGGTGCTTTAGGGGGAGAGGGAGGCCGGGACCTTGGCCGGCCAAACAGATTTTGGTGGCAGGCATCTTTGAAAGGCCACGCTAAGCGTCATGCAGGATTTCGTCGCATACAACAGCCGTTGGCGCTTGGCATTGCTGACTTGTTTGTCCGCTGCTTTTGTTGCCCTTGGACTCTACCTGGCAGGTGCTTTCGGAGAAATTTCCACGAGCCGCTATTCGCCAGCGCTTCTTTTCGCCGTTGGCTGGGCTGCCATTCTCTTTTTCACACTGACCGCTTGCGATGCGATCATGAGGATCTTCAGTCTCAAGCCACGTTTGGTTATCGGCGCGGAAGGGATCATCTGGTCCGCATTGTCCGACGAGCCGTTACCATGGCCGGAGATCCGAGGTGTCACGACTTCGAAATCAGGAGGTCAAAAATACATCATTCTTTATCTCCACAACCCCGGAAGTTTTTCTGGAGTCGGAATTGCGGGGCTGCTCGATAGGGCGAACAGATTGCTGACGGGGGGCGACGTCTTGATATCGACAGCTGGCACAAATCGTAGCTTCGACGAAGCTATGTCGGCCATTGAGCGATACCGCCCCTAGACAGCGAAGCGCGACGCTGTCTCCGGCAACATCGCAGCTGACAAGATGACACCTACCTAAACGGCGGCTCGTTAAACGCCCGCAGCTTGCGTGAATGCAGGCGGTCGCCTTCAGCGCGCAGTTTTTCGCAGGCGACGATGCCCATTTGCAGGTGGGCGGCGATGGCTTCCTCGTAGAACTGGTTGGCCTGTCCGGGCAGCTTGATCTCGCCGTGGAGCGGCTTGTCCGAGACGCATAGCAGCGTGCCGTAGGGGACGCGGAAGCGGTAGCCTTGGGCGGCGACCGTGGCGCTTTCCATTTCGATGGCGATGGCGCGGCTCTGGCTGAAGCGGCGGGCGCTGGCGGTGTAGAGCAGCTCCCAATTGCGGTCGTCGGTGGTCACCACCGTGCCGGTGCGCAGGCGCTTCTTCAGGTTTGCGCCCTGCGTGCCGGAAACTTCCTCCGCCGCGCCAGCCAGCGCCTGCTGGACTTCCGCGATCGGCGGGATGGGGATTTCGGGTGGCAGGACGCTGTCGAGCACGTGGTCGTCACGCAGGTATGCGTGGGCGAGCACGAAGTCGCCGATCTTCTGGCTGGCGCGCAGGCCCCCGCAATGGCCGATCATCAGCCAGGCTTCGGGGCGCAGCACGGCGAGGTGGTCGCAGATCGTCTTGGCGTTGGATGGGCCGACGCCGATGTTGACCAGCGTGATGCCGCTGCCGTCCTCTCGCACGAGGTGGTAAGCCGGCATCTGGTGACGCCGCCATGCCGTATCGGACAATTGCAGCCGCGCATTCTGGGTGGTCGTATCGATGCTGAGGCCGCCTGCACCCTCCAGCCGGACGTAGCCATTGCTGCCGATTTGCGCGGCAGCCCAATCAACGAATTCATCGACATAGCGGTGATAGTTCGTAAACAGGACGAACTTCTGGAAATGGCGCGTATCCGTGCCGGTGTAATGGGCCAGGCGGGCGAGCGAATAATCCGTGCGCAGGCCGTCGAACAGGCTCAATGGCATGGGCGTATCGGGCAGGGCGAAGTCCACGCCGTCCGCCAGCTCGTCCCCGATCAGGGCGAGGTCCGTGCTGGGGAAGTACTCCGCCAGCTGCTGGGGGCTGACGCCGCCCATGGCCGCGCCCTGCGACCCGTCGATCACGTAGGGGAAGGGGATTTCCTGCCGCGAGCGGCCGACGTCCAGCTCCACCTCGTAATCCTCGGCGATCAGCTCCAGCTGCTCGCGAAGATACGGCTCGAACAGGGCGGGCCGGGTGATGGTGGTGAGGTATGTGCCGGACTGCTCCAGCCGCCCGAAGGCACGGCTGCGGTCGGCGGGTGCGCCCTTGCCGGAGAAGACCAGCCGCAATTCGGGGTAGCAGTAGATGCCATCCTCGCGCTGGCGCGCGGTCGGCGTGCTGCCATCCTGCGCATAGGCGGCGATATCGTTGCGGAGGCGGGTTACAGCTGCATCATAGATGGCCTGCAGCTCGGCCAATGTCTCATCGATTGTCATCGCAGGCAGCTAGCGCATAGATGATGACATTTCAAAGGCAGAGATGCCGGATAGCAAATGAAAGGGGCGCGAAAGCCGCAGCCTTCGCGCCCCTTTTTCATTTGGCATGAGTTCCAGCGAAGGCTGGGACCTCGTCCAATCTTGCACCAGGCCGGTTGAGACCCCGGCCTGCGCAGGGGCTCACGACTGGCCGCAGGATCAGGCCTGCTCTTCGCCTTCGTCGGAAGCGCCTTCGGCAGCTTCGTCGGCCTGCTCTTCAACACCTTCCGGGTTTTCAAGCATGTCGGCGGGGATTTCGCCCGGCTCCAGCGTGGGATCGCGCTGCTGCGTTGCGGCAGCTTCTTCGATCTCGCGCTGTTCGTCTTCGAAGATCTGGGCGAGGACGTCGACGCCCTGGCTCTGCAGTTCGGCTTCATCGTCGGAGCGGGCGACATTCGCCTTCACCGTAACGCTGACTTCCGGGTGCAGGGCCACGGTCACTTCGTGCATGCCGATCGTCTTGATCGGGCTGCCCATGATGACCTGCTTCTTGTCGACTTCGTGGCCCTTCTCGGAAAGGCCTGCAACGATGTCGCGAACGTTGACGGAACCGTACAGCTGGCCGGCATTGGAGGAAGCGCGGATCAGCACGACTTCCGTGCCGTCCACCTTCTCGCCAGCCTTTTCGGCTTCGCCGCGACGTTCCGCGTTTTCTTTTTCAAGACGGTCGCGATTGGCTTCGAAGACCTTCTTGTTCGCCTCGTTGGCGCGCAGGGCCTTCTTGTTCGGAAGCAGGAAGTTACGGGCGTAGCCGTCCTTCACGGTGACCACGTCGCCGATGCTGCCGAGATTGCCGATCCGTTCGAGGAGGATGATATCCATGTCTCTTGTCCCCTTACTTCACGATGTAGGGCAGCAGGCCCACGTGACGTGCGCGCTTGATGGCCTTGGCCAGCTCGCGCTGCTTCTTGGCCGAAACCGCGGTGATGCGGCTGGGCACGATCTTGCCACGCTCGGACATGAAGCCCTGCAGCAGGCGCGTGTCCTTGTAATCGATCTTCGGCGCGTCGGCACCGGAGAACGGGCAGGACTTGCGGCGGCGGAAAAACGGGCGGGCCATCAGTTACGCTCCTCACGGTCGGACCGGCGCTTCTTGTCGCGGTCGTTCTTGCGCATCATGACGGACGGGCCGTCTTCATGCTCGTCCACGGCGATGGTCAGCCAGCGGATCACGTCTTCGCTCAGGCGGTTCTGACGCTCAAGCTCCTGCACCAGGGCGCCGGGGCCCTCGATGTTGAGCAGGACGAAGTGTGCCTTGCGGTTACGGTCGATCTTGTATGCGAGGTTCTTGAGGCCCCAGGTCTCGGTCTTCACGACCTTGCCGTCCATCTTCTCCACGGTTTCCGTGGCGGCGGCGGCAAGCGCGTCGACCTGAGACTGGCTCAGATCCTGACGCGCGAGGAAAACATGCTCGTAAAGAGCCATGTCGCGCTTCCTTTTCATTTCATGGCCGATCGCTGGCTGATCCGCACGATTGCGGGGCCCCTCCGGCTTTCTTTAAGTTTCCACAGAGGGCCGTCGCCCCCTGCGGAAGCGGCGCACATAGCGGGGATGGCGAGGAATGCAAGCCTTGTGCAGCCGGAACGGGCAGGGCACGGGCCGGTTGAGGCCAAAAGGAGTTTTGCATGCCCGGTGGACTGACTGCACTTTTGGACGACGTGGCGGTGATTGCCCGCACGGCGGCCGCCAGCATAGACGACGTCGCCGTGGCCGCCAGCAAGGCAGGCTCCAAGACGGCGGGCGTGGTGATCGACGATGCGGCTGTCACTCCCAGCTATGTCACCGGGCTTTCCCCAGCGCGCGAGCTGCCGCTGATCTGGAACATCACCAAGGGCAGTTTCAAGAACAAGCTGCTGTTCCTGCTACCGGGCGCGCTGCTGCTGAGCGAGTTCCTGCCAGGCGCCATTGTCTTCGTGCTGATGCTGGGCGGGCTCTACCTGTCCTATGAAGGCGCGGAAAAGGTCATCGAGAAGCTGGGCGGCGAGAAACACGGCAAGACGCTGGAAGACGAGATCGAGGACCCCGCCGCCTTCGAGAAGGAGCGCACGAGCGGGGCAATCCGCACCGACCTGATCCTGTCCGCCGAGATCATGGCCATCACACTGAACGAGGTTGCCGCCGAAACATTGGTGACCCGCGCAGCCGTGCTGGCGCTGGTGGGCATTGCGGTGACAGTATTCGTCTATGGCGCGGTCGCCCTGATCGTGAAGATGGACGATGTGGGCCTGCACCTGACGGAGAAAGCCTCCAGCGCGGCGCAGGCGGTGGGCCGGTTCCTGCTGAAAGCCATGCCGCTGCTGCTCACGTTCCTGAGCTTCATCGGGACCATCGCGATGCTGTGGGTCGGCGGCGGTATCCTGCTGCACGGGATGCACGAGCTGGGGATCGACGGGCTGTACAAATATGCACACGATATCGAGCACGCGGTCGAGACGGTCGGCGGCGGCTTCTTCGGCTGGCTGACCTTTGCCGCCCTATCGGCTCTGTTCGCCCTGATCGTGGGCGGGATCATCGTGTTCATCCTGCACAAGGTGTTCAAGATGGGTCACGGCCCGGGAGATGCGGAGGCTCACTGATCCTTCTGGGTCAGGTCCAGCTCGCACTTGCTGCAGGTGCTGTTGGGCCAGGGCATCGGCAGCCAGCCGTGCCAGAACAGGTTGCTGCCGCAGCGCGGGCAATTGTAGCGGGCCGAGCGCCTGTTCGCGATGATGAGGGCCACCGCCACGACGGCGAATGCTATGCTGGAGTGGCCCACGATCCGCTCGACTGCGATCACGAAGAGCACACCCATCGCCAGAATGCCGAACATGGTCAGCGCGTGGCGGCGAGCGTCTTCGTAGATTTTCATGCCAGCTTCTCCAGCAACCCCTTCGCAAAGCCTGTCAGCGTGTCGTCGCGTGCGCCCATCACCACCACGCGGTCGCCGGGCTGGGCGATGCTGGCGATGTGCTCGCCGCATTCCTCGCGGGTGGGGAGGTGCCTGGCCTTGCCGCCGGCATCCTCGATCATGGAAATGATGCGCTCCGTTCCCTCGCTGCGGTCCACCGTGCCGCCGAAATAGACCGGGTCGCACATAACTGTGATGTCACCGTCACCCAGTTCGCTGGCGAAGGTCTGGGCGAGTTCGTGGCCCATCTGCCGCAAGGGGCCGTATCCGTGCGGCTGGAAGAAGGCGATCACGCGGCCGGGATGGGCCTTCAGCGTGCGCAGCGTGGCGGCGCATTTTTCCGGGTTGTGGCCGAAATCGTCGATCACCGTGATTCCGCTCGCGCTGGTGCCCACGATATCGAAACGGCGGGCGAGGCCGGTGAAGCTGCCAAGCGCCTTGACGGCGAATTCTGTCGGCACGCCTGCGGCCACTGCTCCGGCGATGGCGGCAAGTGCGTTGGACAGATTGTGCCGCCCCGGCATGGCAAGGGTCAGCGCGTGCTCGCTGCCATCGTGGCGGTCCACCACAAGGGCCGCCTGCCGCAGCGGGCTTTCGGCCACCGAACCCGGCACTACGCCGATCTGCGCCTTGTCCTGCTCCAGCCCGAAGGTGATGACATCCTTGGCGCGCGGCAGCAGGGCCAGCGCCTCCGGATCGTCGGCATTGATCGCGGCGATGCGGCTGCGGGCGAGGAAGTCGCCGAACAATTCGCGCAGCTCCTCCATGCTCTTGTGGTCGAGGCTGACATTCAGCAGCACGCCCACGGCGGGGCGGTAAAGCGCGATGGAGCCATCGCTTTCGTCCACTTCGCTCACGTAAATGCTGCGGCTGCCGACCACGGCGCTGGCAAAGGGGCGATCGTCGGAGACGAAGTTCTTCATCACTGCGCCGTTCATGATCGTCGGCTCGCGGCCCGCCGCCTGCAGGATCCAGCCGAGCATGCCGGTCACCGTGCTCTTGCCGCTGGTCCCGGCGATGCCGATGCCTGCGCCGCTGGTGTTGAACAGGATGGAATTGAGCTCGGCCCGCGTCA
This genomic interval from Paraurantiacibacter namhicola contains the following:
- the rplI gene encoding 50S ribosomal protein L9, with protein sequence MDIILLERIGNLGSIGDVVTVKDGYARNFLLPNKKALRANEANKKVFEANRDRLEKENAERRGEAEKAGEKVDGTEVVLIRASSNAGQLYGSVNVRDIVAGLSEKGHEVDKKQVIMGSPIKTIGMHEVTVALHPEVSVTVKANVARSDDEAELQSQGVDVLAQIFEDEQREIEEAAATQQRDPTLEPGEIPADMLENPEGVEEQADEAAEGASDEGEEQA
- a CDS encoding AMP nucleosidase, translated to MTIDETLAELQAIYDAAVTRLRNDIAAYAQDGSTPTARQREDGIYCYPELRLVFSGKGAPADRSRAFGRLEQSGTYLTTITRPALFEPYLREQLELIAEDYEVELDVGRSRQEIPFPYVIDGSQGAAMGGVSPQQLAEYFPSTDLALIGDELADGVDFALPDTPMPLSLFDGLRTDYSLARLAHYTGTDTRHFQKFVLFTNYHRYVDEFVDWAAAQIGSNGYVRLEGAGGLSIDTTTQNARLQLSDTAWRRHQMPAYHLVREDGSGITLVNIGVGPSNAKTICDHLAVLRPEAWLMIGHCGGLRASQKIGDFVLAHAYLRDDHVLDSVLPPEIPIPPIAEVQQALAGAAEEVSGTQGANLKKRLRTGTVVTTDDRNWELLYTASARRFSQSRAIAIEMESATVAAQGYRFRVPYGTLLCVSDKPLHGEIKLPGQANQFYEEAIAAHLQMGIVACEKLRAEGDRLHSRKLRAFNEPPFR
- the rpsF gene encoding 30S ribosomal protein S6; this translates as MALYEHVFLARQDLSQSQVDALAAAATETVEKMDGKVVKTETWGLKNLAYKIDRNRKAHFVLLNIEGPGALVQELERQNRLSEDVIRWLTIAVDEHEDGPSVMMRKNDRDKKRRSDREERN
- a CDS encoding STM3941 family protein, translated to MQDFVAYNSRWRLALLTCLSAAFVALGLYLAGAFGEISTSRYSPALLFAVGWAAILFFTLTACDAIMRIFSLKPRLVIGAEGIIWSALSDEPLPWPEIRGVTTSKSGGQKYIILYLHNPGSFSGVGIAGLLDRANRLLTGGDVLISTAGTNRSFDEAMSAIERYRP
- a CDS encoding DUF808 domain-containing protein, whose product is MPGGLTALLDDVAVIARTAAASIDDVAVAASKAGSKTAGVVIDDAAVTPSYVTGLSPARELPLIWNITKGSFKNKLLFLLPGALLLSEFLPGAIVFVLMLGGLYLSYEGAEKVIEKLGGEKHGKTLEDEIEDPAAFEKERTSGAIRTDLILSAEIMAITLNEVAAETLVTRAAVLALVGIAVTVFVYGAVALIVKMDDVGLHLTEKASSAAQAVGRFLLKAMPLLLTFLSFIGTIAMLWVGGGILLHGMHELGIDGLYKYAHDIEHAVETVGGGFFGWLTFAALSALFALIVGGIIVFILHKVFKMGHGPGDAEAH
- a CDS encoding glutamate ligase domain-containing protein, producing the protein MTEFPTPDELLARPFFFCGIGGSGMLPLAQILKGLGGEVAGSDRSFDQGRTPEKFAALERQGFGLFQQDGSGVTRAEQVFVASAAVEDSVPDAARAKELGCLRLTRAELNSILFNTSGAGIGIAGTSGKSTVTGMLGWILQAAGREPTIMNGAVMKNFVSDDRPFASAVVGSRSIYVSEVDESDGSIALYRPAVGVLLNVSLDHKSMEELRELFGDFLARSRIAAINADDPEALALLPRAKDVITFGLEQDKAQIGVVPGSVAESPLRQAALVVDRHDGSEHALTLAMPGRHNLSNALAAIAGAVAAGVPTEFAVKALGSFTGLARRFDIVGTSASGITVIDDFGHNPEKCAATLRTLKAHPGRVIAFFQPHGYGPLRQMGHELAQTFASELGDGDITVMCDPVYFGGTVDRSEGTERIISMIEDAGGKARHLPTREECGEHIASIAQPGDRVVVMGARDDTLTGFAKGLLEKLA
- the rpsR gene encoding 30S ribosomal protein S18, which gives rise to MARPFFRRRKSCPFSGADAPKIDYKDTRLLQGFMSERGKIVPSRITAVSAKKQRELAKAIKRARHVGLLPYIVK